ATTTGGTCGATCTCAATATTTACGTCGCCAATCAAATCTTGAGTTACAACAACGGCGGAAATGTCTTCCAAAGCAACACAGACATTCCCAATGTCGGTTTGCGCCTCGGTTTCAACTGGGGTGAAGAGGGCAAGAGAAGTACCGTTGGTCTTTCCGGTCTCTGGGGACAAGATCATCCCAATGTCAAAAAACATCAGAGTTTCTTGGGTGATGTTGATTGGCAATGGTGGGCAACAGACAACTTCGCCTTTGGTGGTGAAGCGATCTATCGCCAGATTGACTGGGATCCTGCCACATCAGCCGGTTTTGGTAGAAATGGCAAATACTATGCCGGCCTCGTCAACCTTCGCTATGATTTCAGCGATGTGTGGGATGGGACGATCAAGTATGCCTATAGCAGAGATGTGAATGGAGCCAATTCTGCTGGTGCTTTGGTAACCCCAGCTTATGGTACTGGTGGAGTGCAGTCCTTGCTCGGTATGAAAGAGCAAATGCATGAGATCACCTTGGCAGGTAACTACACCATCACAGATGGTGCCAAGTTGAAACTCGAAGGGGATTACAGCTTGGTCAGATTGCCAGGCACTACTAGGAAGAACCAGCAGGTCTTCGGTCTTGCTGGTGCCTTCGCCTATGAGTTCTAAGTAGGCGGGTGCCATATGTATACACATGGCACCATCAAGGTTAAAATTGCCCCGGTGGAAACACCGGGGCTTTTTTTATGTTCAAAAAAACTTCAACAATGTTCCGGTTGTAATAATTTGTATTTAGTTTTATGAGAGGTCTATGGAAATAATCATCAATTTTTTTCGTTCTATGGATCCAGTCTGGGTGAGTCTGGGGCCCATTCTTCTTATTAATATCGTTCTGCTTTCGTCTCTGATATTTTTTCTGGCAACCAAGGAGCGTTGGCCCGTTCCCCTTGAAGTGCAAACACGTCACAACTCAAAATTTTTAAGCGGCACCCTCAAACACTGGTGGTATTGGAATAATCAGCCCATCGCCAAATTTTTTATTCGACTGGGATTAACTCCCAACATGCTCACCCTCATGGGATTTTTAATGAGTGTCATCGCCACTTTTTTTTATGCCAAAGGGCTGTTTGGATTTGCAGGGTGGATCATGATTTTTGGCGCCACCTTTGATCTCTTTGATGGTCAAGTGGCCCGCCTCACAGGAAAAGTTTCCAAGTCGGGCGCATTTTTTGATTCTGTTATGGATCGCTTCGGCGAAGGAATTATTTATCTGGGATTGGTTCTTTATTTTCGGGATTCGTGGGTTTTGTATTTTCTGATTTTGGGACTCATCGGATCCATGTCGGTTTCTTACACACGCGCGCGCGGAGAAGCGGTTGGTGTTGATGTGCGGAAGGGATCGATGCAGAGACCGGAGCGGATTGTTTATCTGGGTTGTGCTTCTGTTTTTCAACCGATGCTTTCCTATTTTTTGAATCCTGTTTGGCCAAATCACCCGCCGGTTTTGGTCCTCATTGCCATTGTGATGGTTGGTGTGATGACGAATGTCACATCCGTATACCGGATGATTTATGTAATGAATGAATTGGACAACAAAGAGAAAAGAAAAAGTGACGAAACAATTCCGCAAATCCTCGCAAAACTGACCACAGATGAAGGACGTGAAACGCTTCGTTCAAAATGGCGTCAAAAATTAAAAGCCAGCTAGATTTAAATGCAAAAATCAAACGCTTTTTCCAGCGAGGGTTTTTCTACTGAATTGGAAACCGAATGAAGAAATAAAAACATTTTTAATTTGTAATTTTTGATTACTTCATTCGTAGTTCTTGTGTGTAATTGGGTAGGCAAAGTACCTAAAAAAAGCGTCTCGGAAGCGATTTTTACCTTATCGGGATCAAAAGCAAAAAATCGCTGAGAGTCGAGCGAATTTGTATCAAGTTCCAGCTTTGCGGAACGCGAAGTATCCGCCAGTTTTTTGGCGGATGCGGAGTCTAATGCGTCGACCCAAAAATATCGCGTCTTTTTTTAGGTACTTTGCCTACCCAATTACATAGAGCCTGTCCGAAATTCGTAAAAATTTAGAAAGGGTATCCGAATGTGATGTGGAGGCGGCCGAAATCTTCTCCGGGTTTGCGGTCTAGGATGATACCGTAGTCAACGCGGATGGGGCCGGCGGGTGTGATGTAGCGTAGTCCAGCTCCAGCCGAACGTCTTAGTGTGTTGTCGTCAATTTGGCTAAATTGATTTGTCAAACTTCCCATGTCGAAGAAGCCCGCAAATTGCAAAGTGGATGCAATTCTGAAACGCAGTTCTGCATTATAGATAAGGCGTACGCGGCCTCCCAAGGGGCGCCCCTGATTGTCCAAGGGACCAATTCGATCTTCTTTGAAACCGCGAACGGTATCGTCGCCGCCCAATGTCAGAATGGATCGTTGCGGGACAATGGCGCTGGCGCCAATATTTTGAATGTGATCGAGACGG
The window above is part of the Deltaproteobacteria bacterium genome. Proteins encoded here:
- a CDS encoding CDP-alcohol phosphatidyltransferase family protein translates to MEIIINFFRSMDPVWVSLGPILLINIVLLSSLIFFLATKERWPVPLEVQTRHNSKFLSGTLKHWWYWNNQPIAKFFIRLGLTPNMLTLMGFLMSVIATFFYAKGLFGFAGWIMIFGATFDLFDGQVARLTGKVSKSGAFFDSVMDRFGEGIIYLGLVLYFRDSWVLYFLILGLIGSMSVSYTRARGEAVGVDVRKGSMQRPERIVYLGCASVFQPMLSYFLNPVWPNHPPVLVLIAIVMVGVMTNVTSVYRMIYVMNELDNKEKRKSDETIPQILAKLTTDEGRETLRSKWRQKLKAS